The Sulfurospirillum halorespirans DSM 13726 genome has a window encoding:
- a CDS encoding nitrous oxide reductase accessory protein NosL has protein sequence MQKSLWGIVFAIVFALGLHANEFNKMATGEPELIQKGDEKAYCPICGMSLKMFYKTSHGVILKNGTAKQYCSIRCLAADYPAIESHISKIVVTDVKSEKLIDVKSAFYVVGSNVPGTMSMVSKLAFANEADAKAFATENGGEVMTFDAAFAKAKASLANDVDEFIKKKQKGMYPMGEKIYNGKCEKEKIHLEAFNTIAELKVGLKKTQVCGEVNEQELQAVSLYLWEIVRLEAHEHKTTIHVEKDEKCPVCGMFVYKYPKWAARMNYSENGKSVSHAFDGVKDLLKFYHAPSKWGNYTKHKDAELTILVSDYYTGDAIDGMKAFYVVGSDVVGPMGKEFIPFKTLTSAQTFMKDHKGLQVVEFSKIDEALVYAQDK, from the coding sequence ATGCAAAAAAGTCTATGGGGAATCGTTTTCGCAATCGTTTTCGCATTGGGATTACACGCAAATGAGTTCAATAAGATGGCGACGGGTGAGCCAGAGTTGATTCAAAAAGGGGATGAAAAAGCGTATTGTCCTATTTGTGGGATGAGTTTGAAAATGTTCTACAAAACGTCACATGGGGTTATCTTGAAAAATGGTACCGCAAAACAGTACTGCTCTATCAGATGCCTTGCGGCGGACTACCCAGCCATTGAATCACACATTTCTAAAATTGTGGTCACCGATGTCAAAAGTGAAAAACTCATCGACGTGAAGAGTGCATTTTATGTGGTCGGTTCTAACGTGCCTGGAACGATGAGTATGGTCAGTAAACTTGCCTTTGCTAATGAAGCCGATGCCAAAGCATTTGCGACAGAAAACGGTGGTGAAGTGATGACTTTTGATGCAGCCTTTGCCAAAGCAAAAGCCTCTTTAGCCAATGATGTTGATGAGTTTATCAAGAAAAAGCAAAAGGGTATGTACCCGATGGGTGAGAAAATCTACAATGGCAAATGTGAAAAAGAGAAGATTCATCTAGAAGCGTTTAACACCATTGCGGAGCTCAAAGTTGGTTTGAAAAAAACGCAAGTGTGTGGAGAGGTGAATGAGCAAGAGCTCCAAGCGGTTTCACTGTATCTTTGGGAAATTGTACGTCTAGAAGCGCATGAGCATAAAACAACGATTCATGTCGAAAAAGATGAAAAATGCCCTGTATGCGGGATGTTTGTTTACAAGTACCCCAAATGGGCGGCACGTATGAATTACAGTGAAAATGGCAAATCCGTTAGCCATGCGTTTGATGGCGTAAAAGATCTGTTGAAATTTTATCACGCGCCTTCAAAATGGGGCAATTATACGAAACATAAAGACGCGGAGCTTACTATTTTGGTCAGTGATTACTACACGGGAGATGCGATCGATGGAATGAAAGCATTTTATGTTGTGGGAAGCGATGTTGTGGGACCAATGGGAAAAGAGTTTATTCCTTTTAAAACCCTCACCAGTGCGCAAACGTTTATGAAAGATCATAAAGGCCTACAGGTGGTAGAGTTTTCTAAGATCGATGAAGCGCTGGTTTACGCGCAGGACAAGTAA
- a CDS encoding Dabb family protein: MMVKHIVFFKLPDNSEASKQAVKDRIMSMQGKLDFVKHLEVGINFCTEERAFDVALISDFETKEDLQTYATHPIHVEVVNFIKSLNAVSKVVDYEY; this comes from the coding sequence ATGATGGTTAAGCATATTGTATTTTTTAAACTGCCTGATAATTCTGAGGCGTCTAAACAAGCGGTGAAAGATCGCATTATGAGTATGCAAGGCAAACTGGATTTTGTGAAGCATCTGGAAGTTGGCATCAATTTTTGCACAGAAGAGCGAGCCTTTGATGTCGCCCTCATCAGTGATTTTGAGACCAAAGAGGATTTGCAAACCTACGCAACGCATCCGATTCATGTCGAAGTGGTGAATTTCATCAAATCACTGAATGCCGTCTCTAAAGTGGTCGATTACGAGTACTAA
- a CDS encoding DMT family transporter, translating to MNRIQKGNIAGLSAILLWATLALFTVFTQKIPPFQLTFMAFSVAFMIGLGLWIKEGKGIMIHLRLPWKVWLVGIYGLFGYHFFYFLALKSAPALEANLINYLWPLLIVLLSSFLPHEKLRWFHIVGALLGFMGALALLGFGKEIAFASQYTHGYMYALLCAFIWSSYSVLSRYFGSIPTLSVGGFCGASALLSLCAHLVFEQTYMPTLEECIAAIGLGLGPVGVAFFVWDYGMKQGDIKLIGSLSYATPLLSTLLLVLFGRSAPNSAIWLACALIVLGSILSSLPFFNGLLSKISTRNRPL from the coding sequence ATGAATCGTATACAAAAAGGAAATATTGCAGGGCTTAGTGCCATTTTGCTGTGGGCAACGTTGGCACTTTTTACCGTTTTTACCCAAAAAATTCCCCCGTTTCAGCTGACGTTTATGGCATTTAGTGTGGCATTTATGATTGGGCTTGGATTGTGGATCAAAGAGGGTAAAGGCATTATGATTCATCTGAGATTGCCGTGGAAAGTCTGGTTGGTCGGCATTTACGGTCTTTTTGGTTACCACTTTTTTTACTTTTTAGCGCTTAAAAGTGCTCCCGCTTTGGAAGCCAATCTGATTAATTACCTCTGGCCTTTGCTGATTGTGCTTTTGAGCAGCTTTCTTCCCCATGAAAAACTACGATGGTTTCATATCGTAGGAGCCCTTTTAGGGTTTATGGGAGCTTTAGCTCTTTTAGGATTTGGCAAAGAGATCGCTTTTGCTTCTCAGTATACGCACGGTTACATGTACGCGCTTTTGTGTGCGTTTATTTGGAGCAGTTATTCGGTGCTTTCACGCTATTTTGGTTCCATTCCTACCCTCAGCGTTGGAGGATTTTGTGGTGCGAGTGCACTGCTTTCCTTGTGTGCGCATTTGGTGTTTGAGCAGACGTATATGCCTACTTTGGAAGAGTGTATCGCGGCAATTGGGTTGGGACTCGGTCCCGTTGGGGTGGCTTTTTTTGTCTGGGATTATGGGATGAAACAAGGTGACATTAAGTTAATTGGCTCGCTCTCGTATGCGACACCGCTTCTTTCAACACTCTTGTTAGTGCTTTTTGGACGATCAGCTCCCAACAGCGCAATTTGGCTCGCGTGTGCCCTGATCGTCCTTGGTTCGATACTCTCTTCCCTCCCTTTTTTTAACGGGTTGCTTTCAAAGATTAGTACTCGTAATCGACCACTTTAG
- a CDS encoding phospholipase A, producing the protein MKKIFLCAILAQIPWVLLAGELTVLEEQAKRGDAKAAYELAKQYEAQHNNERSLYWYKQAAILSFEAKTSQNKELENSIAQQHQKAERTEAIYGSFLTPYDDDEETQSSVRQMVTKTFDIAPYKMNYLLPITYDTVDHANRDNQETKFQVSFQKGLSDNLLGLNESFVVAYTQTSWWQTASDSSPFRESNYEPELFMIMPHFDTDSFIKAYQLGIVHQSNGQGGDKSRSWNRVYAKAFFQAGGLVISPRVWYRLPEDEASDDNPDIDDYLGYGDLELIYPWKKQTFKVLVRNNMRSEENKGAVQFDWTFPMWAENLFGYIQLYSGYSESLIDYNKRTDRIGIGFALSR; encoded by the coding sequence GTGAAAAAAATATTTTTGTGTGCTATTCTAGCACAAATTCCTTGGGTACTCTTGGCAGGTGAGCTCACTGTTCTTGAGGAGCAAGCCAAACGTGGCGATGCGAAGGCTGCGTATGAGTTAGCCAAACAATACGAGGCACAACACAATAATGAACGTTCATTATACTGGTACAAACAAGCGGCGATTTTAAGTTTTGAAGCCAAAACTTCCCAAAATAAAGAGTTAGAAAACAGCATCGCGCAACAGCATCAAAAAGCAGAACGCACGGAAGCCATCTACGGCTCTTTCTTAACACCGTATGACGATGACGAAGAGACACAAAGTTCAGTACGCCAAATGGTGACCAAAACATTTGACATAGCGCCTTATAAGATGAACTATCTTCTACCCATCACCTATGACACCGTCGATCACGCAAACAGAGACAATCAAGAGACTAAATTCCAAGTCAGTTTTCAAAAAGGCTTGAGTGATAATCTTTTGGGACTCAACGAGAGCTTTGTGGTTGCGTATACCCAAACCTCATGGTGGCAAACGGCGTCGGATTCATCTCCGTTTCGCGAGAGCAATTATGAGCCAGAGCTTTTTATGATTATGCCTCACTTTGATACCGATAGTTTTATCAAAGCCTATCAATTGGGTATTGTGCATCAATCCAACGGACAAGGTGGCGATAAATCGCGCTCATGGAACAGAGTCTATGCTAAAGCCTTTTTCCAAGCAGGCGGACTTGTTATTTCACCTCGTGTCTGGTACCGTTTACCTGAGGATGAAGCAAGTGATGATAATCCCGACATTGATGACTATTTAGGGTATGGAGATTTGGAGCTGATCTATCCGTGGAAAAAACAGACCTTTAAAGTATTGGTGCGCAACAATATGCGTTCAGAAGAGAACAAAGGTGCTGTGCAATTTGACTGGACATTCCCAATGTGGGCAGAGAATTTATTTGGATACATTCAACTCTATAGCGGCTATTCAGAAAGTTTGATTGATTATAATAAACGAACCGATCGTATCGGCATAGGTTTTGCGCTTTCACGTTAA
- a CDS encoding RNA recognition motif domain-containing protein, with the protein MNIYVGNVKYEMTGDQLKEMFSAYGEVSSARIISDRETGRSKGFGFVEMPNDSEALAAIEATNEKEIGGRTLKVNEARPREERPRRSPRDFN; encoded by the coding sequence ATGAATATTTACGTGGGCAATGTAAAGTATGAGATGACGGGAGATCAACTTAAAGAGATGTTCTCAGCGTATGGTGAAGTATCAAGTGCAAGAATCATCAGTGATAGAGAGACTGGACGATCTAAAGGTTTCGGTTTTGTTGAAATGCCAAATGATTCAGAAGCGTTAGCTGCAATTGAAGCGACAAACGAGAAAGAGATCGGTGGAAGAACTTTAAAAGTGAATGAAGCCAGACCTCGTGAAGAGCGCCCAAGAAGATCTCCAAGAGATTTTAACTAG
- the moaC gene encoding cyclic pyranopterin monophosphate synthase MoaC, translating to MKLTHLDEKDRPKMVDVSDKVESFRVAIASGMITMSQVAFDMIISQQTKKGPVLQTAVIAAILGTKRTSDLIPMCHPLMLTSVNCDVEELPELPGFKLTVTAKLKGQTGVEMEALTGVSIGLLTIYDMSKAIDKSMVISDIQLESKSGGKSGNYTRTSA from the coding sequence ATGAAACTCACCCATTTAGATGAAAAAGATAGACCAAAGATGGTCGATGTTAGCGATAAAGTTGAGAGTTTTAGGGTTGCGATTGCTAGTGGCATGATCACGATGAGTCAAGTTGCGTTTGATATGATTATCTCTCAGCAAACCAAAAAAGGACCCGTCCTTCAAACCGCGGTTATCGCAGCGATTTTGGGAACAAAACGCACCAGTGATCTTATCCCTATGTGTCACCCTTTGATGCTCACTTCCGTGAATTGTGACGTGGAAGAGCTTCCAGAGCTTCCTGGATTTAAACTCACTGTTACCGCAAAACTCAAAGGGCAAACGGGCGTGGAGATGGAAGCGCTAACGGGGGTGAGCATTGGGCTTTTAACCATTTACGATATGTCCAAAGCTATCGATAAATCGATGGTCATCAGCGACATTCAACTCGAATCTAAAAGTGGAGGCAAAAGTGGAAACTACACCCGAACTTCAGCTTGA
- a CDS encoding YbeD family protein, whose product METTPELQLDYPCHWEYKLVLSVEHNVTTLVQEILEERIHEVRKSQNSTKGNYASYTLRVLVHNADDRKMLFHLLKSHQHIKFVL is encoded by the coding sequence GTGGAAACTACACCCGAACTTCAGCTTGATTACCCATGTCATTGGGAGTACAAGCTCGTCCTTAGCGTCGAGCACAACGTCACCACCTTAGTTCAGGAGATCTTAGAAGAGCGCATTCATGAGGTTCGCAAATCGCAAAACAGCACGAAAGGCAACTACGCAAGTTATACCCTGCGCGTTCTTGTTCACAATGCGGACGATCGTAAAATGCTTTTTCACCTGCTGAAAAGTCACCAACACATAAAATTTGTACTGTAA
- a CDS encoding DUF6781 family protein, whose product MESTYTIFLATLKENKGNADLLKLISELSFELSRKKVQRLKDEANIHNRIGELFELFCKALHDEGLKSPRAISAVIDGLLKAISHEKEAFLYKSIYEKEQLEKSIFAQKQQIRFAVAEAFCVLEAHISHMQPETQESALTALHDAKLRGIEMLGILKETTQEALLTTLENGTDIADTIHEITKNLSFQTIAEGDLTKQRIIDISNTIITASVDIADEDQGHAKDILDGAINGVREGITKAIDKFKNDLKYAPTESMEGLLETDLSELRKELLRMDEQFITLLEVTASHSEGISASLIKEMIKEMNSSTAKIKRAANDAKEVISERIEQLKAEASVFEKTFKDKAEKKLESLKKDVNNFEKKASEKVESFKQFEFENETAKQMAQDAKKLGFRAWEVAKNMMDGAVKGAKEALRKDEK is encoded by the coding sequence ATGGAATCTACCTATACTATTTTTCTAGCCACACTCAAAGAGAATAAAGGCAATGCGGATCTGTTAAAACTGATCAGTGAGCTTAGCTTTGAACTCTCACGTAAAAAAGTGCAACGTCTCAAAGATGAAGCCAACATTCACAACCGTATCGGCGAGCTTTTTGAGCTTTTCTGCAAAGCACTGCACGATGAAGGGCTCAAATCTCCTCGTGCCATTAGTGCCGTGATCGATGGTCTTTTAAAAGCGATCAGCCATGAAAAAGAGGCATTTTTATACAAATCCATCTACGAAAAAGAGCAGTTAGAGAAGAGCATTTTTGCTCAAAAACAGCAAATTAGATTCGCCGTTGCGGAAGCATTTTGTGTTCTTGAAGCGCATATTTCTCATATGCAACCCGAAACGCAGGAGAGTGCGTTAACCGCCCTGCACGATGCAAAACTGCGCGGAATTGAGATGCTAGGTATTCTCAAAGAGACTACCCAAGAAGCACTGCTGACAACCCTTGAAAATGGCACAGACATCGCTGATACGATTCATGAGATCACCAAAAACCTCAGCTTTCAAACCATCGCCGAGGGCGATCTGACCAAACAGCGCATTATTGATATTTCCAATACGATTATTACAGCAAGTGTCGACATCGCCGATGAAGATCAAGGACATGCGAAAGATATTTTAGATGGCGCGATCAACGGTGTGCGCGAAGGTATTACCAAAGCGATCGATAAATTTAAAAATGATCTCAAATATGCGCCAACTGAGTCCATGGAAGGGCTTTTAGAGACCGATCTTTCGGAGCTTCGCAAAGAGCTTTTGCGTATGGACGAGCAGTTTATAACCCTCTTGGAAGTCACCGCTTCGCACAGTGAGGGCATTTCTGCAAGTCTCATCAAAGAGATGATCAAAGAGATGAACAGCTCAACCGCTAAAATAAAACGTGCTGCCAACGATGCCAAAGAGGTCATTAGCGAGCGCATTGAACAGCTTAAAGCAGAGGCGTCTGTTTTTGAAAAAACCTTTAAAGACAAGGCTGAGAAGAAACTTGAATCGCTTAAAAAAGATGTAAATAACTTTGAGAAAAAGGCATCGGAAAAAGTCGAATCGTTCAAACAATTTGAGTTTGAAAATGAGACCGCCAAACAGATGGCACAGGATGCGAAAAAGCTAGGATTTCGTGCATGGGAAGTGGCAAAAAACATGATGGATGGCGCAGTGAAAGGGGCAAAAGAGGCTCTTAGAAAAGACGAAAAATAA
- a CDS encoding DUF4405 domain-containing protein — MKVIPRNVLSALLTVVFVVVSITGVLMYFKIRMFSIQSLHIWLGFAFALVGCLHLFKNWSGFLSYFKKRSTFVSAAFALLVTAAFIILPLINPQAKSISPKNQLFSAMLNAPISKVAAFVDLDEDMVVKKLADNQILASHKQSVSEIAKANEKSNDEVLNIVFSAPKAP, encoded by the coding sequence ATGAAGGTAATCCCTCGAAATGTGTTGAGTGCATTATTAACCGTCGTATTTGTGGTTGTTTCCATTACCGGTGTTTTGATGTATTTTAAAATTCGTATGTTTTCCATCCAGTCGTTGCATATTTGGTTAGGGTTTGCTTTTGCACTTGTTGGATGTTTGCATTTGTTCAAAAATTGGAGCGGGTTTCTCTCCTACTTCAAAAAACGCTCCACCTTTGTGTCAGCTGCTTTTGCGCTTCTCGTCACCGCAGCATTTATCATTCTACCATTGATCAATCCGCAAGCCAAAAGCATCTCCCCTAAAAATCAACTTTTTAGTGCGATGCTCAATGCGCCGATTTCAAAAGTAGCGGCATTTGTGGATTTGGATGAAGATATGGTGGTTAAAAAATTAGCCGACAATCAGATATTAGCATCACACAAACAGTCTGTTTCAGAAATTGCCAAAGCGAATGAAAAAAGTAATGATGAGGTTTTAAATATTGTATTTTCAGCGCCAAAAGCGCCGTAG
- a CDS encoding DUF3862 domain-containing protein codes for MRYIMIALALLIFTGCTKVSKENYDKIQVGMSYTQVTDLLGKATNCDAMAGVSDCTWGDEKHYIKVKLVADKVMFMHSVGIE; via the coding sequence ATGCGATATATCATGATAGCCTTAGCGTTGCTTATCTTTACAGGATGTACCAAGGTAAGCAAAGAGAATTATGACAAGATTCAAGTGGGCATGAGCTACACGCAAGTAACCGATCTTTTGGGCAAAGCGACCAATTGCGATGCGATGGCAGGCGTGAGTGATTGTACGTGGGGCGATGAAAAACACTACATCAAAGTCAAATTAGTCGCCGATAAAGTGATGTTTATGCACTCGGTTGGCATTGAATGA
- a CDS encoding 4Fe-4S binding protein: MLDRTRYIDRVGAFALDRLACLRNEYANNACTLCQDSCAHEAFVFKQGKLRLSSLCTQCGACMGACPTKALSLYGFSLQKALEYVKKESSPLFTCKGEMPCLGAFSVDEWCALLLEGKNVTCHLLECAMCEHNRGGAVEQRIRARIDEANDFVGKLHKNERISFSFQKPKASTRRAFFERFIAPAKYVPSLPEAPRFELKKVLKTTLSASLKVEPFSFVHTKEVLQTCDNCKECVQFCPTHALSYNHDQTELLFQMGTCIGCGICEAICKKEAIRQVRKAVDLVDFAYDLAVVLMHHDLQVCLTCKCAFSYKGGEKVCERCYTFENEHAQMFVLASQSH, encoded by the coding sequence ATGTTAGATCGAACACGCTACATCGACCGCGTTGGGGCGTTTGCGTTGGATCGTTTGGCGTGTTTGCGCAATGAATATGCCAACAATGCGTGTACGCTCTGCCAAGATTCGTGTGCGCACGAGGCGTTTGTTTTCAAGCAAGGCAAACTGCGCCTGAGTTCTTTGTGCACACAGTGCGGCGCATGTATGGGAGCGTGTCCAACCAAAGCGCTTTCATTGTATGGATTTTCCTTGCAAAAAGCGTTAGAGTATGTGAAAAAAGAGAGCTCACCACTCTTTACATGTAAAGGTGAAATGCCCTGCTTGGGAGCATTTAGCGTTGATGAATGGTGTGCGCTTTTGCTGGAGGGAAAAAACGTTACATGTCATCTTTTGGAGTGTGCAATGTGTGAGCATAACCGTGGGGGTGCGGTTGAGCAAAGGATTCGTGCGCGCATTGATGAAGCCAATGATTTTGTGGGCAAATTGCACAAAAATGAACGCATTAGCTTCTCTTTCCAAAAGCCCAAAGCGAGCACACGCAGAGCCTTTTTTGAGCGTTTCATCGCACCTGCTAAATATGTTCCAAGCTTACCAGAAGCACCGCGGTTTGAGCTCAAAAAAGTGCTTAAAACAACACTTTCTGCGAGTTTGAAGGTGGAGCCTTTCTCTTTTGTACATACGAAAGAGGTTTTGCAAACGTGCGATAACTGCAAAGAGTGTGTGCAGTTTTGCCCGACCCATGCACTGAGTTACAACCATGATCAGACTGAGCTTCTTTTTCAAATGGGCACGTGTATCGGGTGTGGTATTTGTGAAGCGATTTGTAAAAAAGAGGCGATACGACAGGTGCGCAAAGCGGTGGATTTGGTGGATTTTGCCTATGATCTAGCGGTTGTTTTAATGCACCACGATCTACAGGTCTGCCTTACATGTAAATGTGCTTTTTCCTACAAAGGCGGTGAAAAGGTGTGTGAGCGGTGTTATACATTTGAAAATGAACATGCGCAAATGTTTGTTTTGGCATCGCAAAGCCACTAA
- a CDS encoding TorD/DmsD family molecular chaperone has translation MNAKNRAQMYAFLSKMFATALDEKLIKELQSDQAILELVMEEHKEWFETTPLLELEEALNVDFNSLFVMHSLPIESSILEDKEEVLVGLQNPVMQFYFEHGYELTLSKSELLAPDHLSFECAFMQNLILKKEMDAQRAFLQKHLLNWAPIYLLSMMEMAQTPFYKGLCTLGAEFIIADYEGLC, from the coding sequence GTGAATGCCAAAAACCGTGCCCAGATGTACGCTTTTTTATCCAAAATGTTTGCAACCGCTTTGGATGAAAAGCTTATTAAAGAGCTTCAAAGCGATCAAGCGATTTTAGAGCTTGTGATGGAAGAGCACAAAGAGTGGTTTGAAACCACGCCTCTTCTTGAGCTTGAAGAAGCCCTCAATGTCGATTTTAATTCACTCTTTGTGATGCACTCACTTCCCATCGAATCATCCATTTTGGAGGACAAAGAAGAGGTTTTGGTTGGGCTTCAAAACCCTGTCATGCAGTTTTATTTTGAACATGGCTACGAGCTCACCCTGAGCAAATCTGAGCTTTTAGCCCCCGATCATCTTAGTTTTGAGTGTGCCTTTATGCAAAATTTGATCCTGAAAAAAGAGATGGATGCGCAAAGAGCGTTTCTGCAAAAGCATCTTCTCAACTGGGCGCCGATCTATCTTTTAAGCATGATGGAGATGGCGCAAACACCTTTTTACAAGGGGCTTTGCACGTTGGGTGCAGAGTTTATCATCGCTGATTATGAGGGACTATGTTAG
- a CDS encoding ethylbenzene dehydrogenase-related protein, with amino-acid sequence MKTVKTLILCMSLLGLNSLMAQSLNALHVKEDLSKVSLTSPLWQKAKGQSVEVYPQTTIEMNDAELMKANEANLAKILHVKTLSDGKSVAFLLQWKDKTKSLQTVQSTTDYSDGFAVQFSTANDKLPYIGMGSENRAVIVHLQKATGTIFEPNNSGDVYHQVNTSNQNTFAKELTSYKNEVAKQGSGDYQRAFIAEGFRSMTQIRDNAEPSLMEMKYDKGMWSALLVRPLKSEHLSLQDSFPVAFAIWDGEKKNRDGSKLLSAWVGVSLDAKAKALALLDEVKGDASNGETLMMENCSACHQYKTVKNAPNYMAPNLSNIGGYANASYLKESIMEPSAVVVPGYNLNAHKNFLWYTSDEKGVRTSTMPPFAHLDEKSVNDLVAFMKTLKVEVEK; translated from the coding sequence ATGAAAACAGTAAAAACGCTCATTTTGTGCATGAGCCTTTTAGGGCTAAATAGTTTAATGGCGCAGAGTTTGAACGCTTTACATGTAAAAGAGGATCTTTCTAAAGTGAGCTTAACGTCTCCTCTTTGGCAGAAAGCAAAAGGGCAAAGTGTTGAGGTCTACCCTCAAACGACCATAGAGATGAATGATGCGGAGCTTATGAAAGCCAATGAAGCGAACCTCGCCAAAATCTTACATGTAAAGACTTTGAGCGATGGAAAATCAGTCGCATTTTTACTTCAATGGAAAGATAAAACCAAAAGCCTTCAAACAGTGCAAAGCACTACCGACTACAGCGATGGTTTTGCGGTGCAATTTTCAACTGCGAATGACAAACTACCCTATATTGGAATGGGAAGTGAGAACCGAGCGGTCATCGTGCATTTGCAAAAAGCAACGGGCACGATTTTTGAGCCCAATAACAGTGGCGATGTTTACCATCAAGTGAACACATCCAACCAAAACACCTTTGCAAAAGAGCTTACTTCGTACAAAAATGAGGTTGCAAAGCAGGGGAGTGGTGATTATCAACGTGCATTTATTGCGGAGGGATTTCGTTCTATGACACAGATTCGAGATAACGCTGAGCCCTCTTTGATGGAGATGAAGTACGACAAAGGTATGTGGAGTGCGCTTTTGGTGCGACCGCTTAAAAGTGAGCACCTAAGCCTTCAGGACAGTTTTCCTGTTGCTTTTGCGATCTGGGATGGCGAGAAGAAAAACCGTGATGGCTCAAAACTCCTAAGTGCTTGGGTGGGTGTGAGTCTGGATGCTAAAGCCAAAGCGTTAGCCCTTTTGGATGAAGTCAAAGGTGATGCGAGCAATGGTGAAACGCTGATGATGGAGAACTGTTCGGCGTGTCATCAGTACAAAACGGTGAAAAATGCCCCTAACTACATGGCGCCAAATCTCTCCAATATCGGAGGATACGCCAATGCAAGTTACCTAAAAGAGTCCATCATGGAGCCAAGTGCGGTCGTGGTTCCTGGCTACAACCTGAATGCGCACAAAAACTTTTTATGGTACACAAGCGATGAAAAAGGCGTGCGTACATCAACGATGCCACCGTTTGCGCATTTGGATGAGAAAAGCGTGAATGATCTGGTTGCCTTTATGAAAACCCTCAAAGTGGAGGTCGAAAAATGA
- a CDS encoding 4Fe-4S dicluster domain-containing protein → MSQRQLAMVMDLNKCIGCQTCTVSCKTQWTNRNGREYMYWNNVETYPGEGYPKKWQELGGGFDEAGDLKAGVVPSLQGEYGVPWDYNHDELASGAEFKPHVDPKWGPNWDEDEGAGDFPNDNYFFYIPRICNHCTNPGCLSACPRDAIFKRDQDGVVLVDLDRCQGYRYCIAGCPYKKIYFNPRISKSEKCILCFPRIEKGLPPACAQQCVGRIRFVGFLDDEEGQVYKLVKKFKVALPLRPDYGTESNVYYVPPTEAPPKFDASGKIIEGSTRIPPEVLEKLFGKEVHEAARTLRAEMKKRKETGESELMDLLIAYKHEDMFRLDNNYYAEYAKSKGLPAIKPVDERYLSGKYTSKMKFFAKGAHA, encoded by the coding sequence ATGTCACAACGTCAATTAGCCATGGTAATGGATCTTAATAAATGTATCGGCTGTCAGACCTGTACCGTCTCTTGCAAAACCCAGTGGACAAACCGCAATGGGCGTGAATACATGTACTGGAACAATGTGGAGACCTACCCAGGCGAAGGCTATCCTAAAAAGTGGCAAGAACTTGGCGGTGGGTTTGATGAAGCAGGAGACCTTAAAGCTGGCGTTGTGCCAAGCTTGCAAGGTGAGTATGGTGTACCTTGGGATTATAACCATGACGAGCTTGCGAGCGGGGCGGAATTTAAACCGCATGTGGATCCAAAATGGGGCCCTAACTGGGATGAAGATGAAGGAGCTGGGGATTTCCCGAACGATAACTACTTCTTTTACATTCCCCGTATTTGTAACCACTGCACCAACCCAGGGTGTCTCAGTGCCTGTCCAAGAGACGCCATCTTTAAGCGTGATCAAGACGGTGTTGTTTTGGTGGATTTGGATCGTTGCCAAGGGTATCGCTACTGTATCGCAGGGTGTCCGTACAAAAAAATCTACTTCAATCCACGCATCTCAAAAAGTGAGAAGTGTATTCTCTGTTTTCCACGCATTGAGAAAGGGTTACCGCCAGCCTGTGCGCAACAGTGTGTTGGGCGTATTCGTTTTGTCGGCTTTTTGGATGATGAAGAGGGGCAAGTTTATAAACTCGTGAAAAAGTTCAAAGTCGCTTTGCCATTGCGTCCTGATTATGGCACTGAATCAAACGTTTACTACGTACCACCAACCGAAGCACCACCAAAATTTGATGCTAGTGGAAAAATTATTGAGGGAAGTACCCGTATACCTCCTGAAGTATTGGAAAAACTCTTTGGCAAAGAGGTGCATGAAGCAGCTAGGACGCTTCGGGCTGAGATGAAAAAGCGTAAAGAGACAGGAGAAAGTGAACTGATGGACTTGCTCATTGCGTACAAACATGAAGATATGTTTAGACTCGATAACAACTATTACGCTGAGTATGCTAAGTCAAAAGGACTACCCGCTATCAAACCTGTGGATGAGCGCTATCTTAGCGGTAAATACACCTCTAAGATGAAGTTTTTTGCAAAGGGGGCACACGCATGA